In Carassius gibelio isolate Cgi1373 ecotype wild population from Czech Republic chromosome B19, carGib1.2-hapl.c, whole genome shotgun sequence, one DNA window encodes the following:
- the LOC127979737 gene encoding BOLA class I histocompatibility antigen, alpha chain BL3-7-like, whose amino-acid sequence MILLLLFGAHLVSAGTHSLRYVYTGVSGVNDFPEFTAVGQVDEGQLVYFDSKMMKAVPKTEWMRQNEGADYWDRETQGLTGEHQNFKNNIHILKERFNQTTGVHTYQVMYGCEFDDQTGEINGFFQYGYDGEDFLFLDLKEMRWIIPVQQRIITVDKWNNDRGRLEAFRNYFSTVCIEWLKKYLEYGKSSLKKTVSPQVSVLKKSSSSPVKCHATGFYPKDVTISWMKNDQEHHEDVEVGELLPNEDGTFQKTSTLTVTPEELKKNEFICVVEHQGKTFREILKDDSLPIIIIVGVVLALILSAVIGVVVFKVYQKKKGFRPVNASDDGSNSSARTDPQA is encoded by the exons GAACACACTCTCTGAGATACGTCTACACTGGTGTGTCTGGAGTCAATGACTTCCCAGAGTTCACAGCGGTCGGTCAGGTAGATGAAGGGCAGTTAGTGTATTTTGACAGCAAGATGATGAAAGCTGTGCCAAAGACAGAGTGGATGAGACAGAATGAAGGAGCAGATTACTGGGACAGAGAGACTCAGGGTTTGACTGGCGAACATCAGAACTTCAAAAACAACATCCATATCCTAAAGGAGCGCTTCAACCAGACGACAG gtgtgcACACTTACCAGGTGATGTACGGCTGTGAGTTTGATGATCAGACTGGAGAAATAAATGGGTTCTTCCAGTATGGTTATGATGGAGAGGACTTTCTGTTTCTGGAtctgaaggagatgagatggattATTCCAGTGCAGCAACGAATCATCACTGTAGATAAATGGAACAATGACAGAGGTAGACTTGAGGCTTTTAGAAATTACTTCAGCACCGTGTGCATCGAGTGGTTGAAAAAGTATCTGGAGTATGGAAAGAGCAGCCTGAAGAAAACAG tctcTCCTCAGGTGTCTGTGCTGAAGAAGTCTTCCTCGTCTCCAGTCAAGTGTCATGCTACAGGTTTTTACCCCAAAGATGTAACAATCTCCTGGATGAAGAATGACCAGGAGCATCATGAGGATGTGGAGGTTGGTGAACTTCTTCCCAATGAGGACGGGACCTTTCAGAAGACCAGCACCCTCACAGTTACTCCTGAAGAGCTGAAGAAGAATGAGTTCATCTGTGTGGTGGAGCATCAGGGAAAAACCTTCAGAGAGATCCTGAAAGACG ATTCTCTTCCCATCATCATCATTGTTGGTGTTGTTCTGGCTCTGATTCTGTCGGCTGTCATCGGTGTCGTTGTGTTTAAGGTGTATCAGAAAAAGAAAG GCTTCAGACCTGTCAATG CCTCTGATGATGGTTCAAACAGCTCGGCTCGTACAGATCCACAAGCATAA